In Sporosarcina psychrophila, a genomic segment contains:
- a CDS encoding Gfo/Idh/MocA family protein: MGKVRVGIIGCGTISSIYMENIPTFENLELVACADLDLDRARAQAEKFLIPEASTVKELLENPNVDLVINLTIPKAHAEVAVEALKNGKHVYGEKPLAVTREEGKEILAVAKENGLFVGSAPDTFLGAGVQTAIDLIEKGEIGVPIGVSAFMIGRGHEHWHPDPIFYYKEGGGPMFDMGPYYLTALIALLGPIKRLSGSVGISYPERTILSEPKAGTKVTVETPIHIAGTLDFVSGAIGTITTSFDAFGGTTLPPIEIYGSEGTILVPDPNTFGGPVRLRKRDEKEFVDIELTHTHDGNSRGIGVADMAKAILSGAPYRANGELAYHVLEAMHGFHDSSEKGLFYQMQSTCERPEPLPVDNQFLHA; the protein is encoded by the coding sequence ATGGGGAAAGTAAGAGTAGGTATTATCGGTTGTGGAACAATTAGTTCAATTTATATGGAGAATATCCCGACCTTTGAAAATCTTGAACTTGTAGCATGTGCAGATTTAGATTTAGATCGGGCACGTGCTCAGGCGGAGAAATTTCTGATTCCAGAAGCGTCAACAGTGAAAGAACTATTAGAAAATCCCAATGTAGATTTAGTTATCAATTTAACGATTCCTAAGGCACACGCTGAAGTCGCGGTTGAGGCGCTTAAAAATGGCAAGCATGTCTATGGTGAAAAACCTTTAGCAGTCACACGTGAGGAAGGTAAAGAGATCTTGGCAGTTGCAAAAGAAAACGGGTTGTTTGTAGGAAGTGCTCCAGATACATTTTTAGGTGCAGGTGTTCAAACAGCTATCGATTTAATTGAAAAAGGGGAAATCGGGGTTCCAATTGGTGTTTCAGCCTTTATGATTGGACGCGGCCATGAACATTGGCATCCAGATCCGATCTTTTATTATAAGGAAGGCGGCGGGCCGATGTTTGATATGGGTCCCTATTATTTAACAGCACTCATTGCTTTATTGGGGCCAATTAAGCGACTTTCTGGTTCAGTTGGTATTAGTTATCCAGAACGAACGATTTTAAGCGAACCAAAAGCAGGTACAAAGGTTACTGTAGAGACCCCGATACATATTGCAGGAACACTTGATTTTGTTTCTGGTGCAATCGGAACGATCACTACTAGTTTCGATGCATTCGGTGGTACAACTCTTCCGCCAATCGAGATATATGGAAGTGAAGGCACTATACTTGTTCCTGATCCCAATACGTTTGGTGGCCCTGTTCGACTTCGAAAGCGAGATGAAAAAGAATTTGTTGATATCGAACTAACCCATACTCACGATGGAAATAGTCGTGGAATCGGTGTTGCCGACATGGCAAAGGCAATTTTAAGTGGTGCTCCATATCGAGCGAATGGGGAACTTGCTTACCATGTGCTTGAAGCAATGCATGGTTTTCATGATTCTTCTGAAAAAGGTTTATTTTATCAGATGCAAAGCACTTGCGAGAGACCAGAGCCACTGCCTGTTGACAATCAGTTTTTACATGCGTAA
- a CDS encoding aldose epimerase family protein codes for MKIETQDILNKWKLYTLTNDNGMTVSFLNFGGIITDISVPNRHNQLENVVLGYTNYTDYEENPNFFGAIIGRVAGRIQDASFTIQDQSYSLAANEGGHHLHGADEGFHQVIWQSSPFQSDDTVGVKLNHKSLDGEGGYPGTIEVAVTYTLTNNNELILDYSGTSDKTTVLTMTNHSYFNLSGNLAATIHNHHVTMESDDFVELDTELIPTGKKINVVNTPFDFRTGRKLVDGINSISTQNRVANHGYDHYFILNQTQQQNIRVKEETSGRLMTIKTNQPGVVMYTSNTLDEGLNLAEGNSKPYLGVCFETQASPASLHHKGFPSVILEAHELYDKQTVFSFGIEG; via the coding sequence ATGAAAATAGAGACCCAAGATATACTGAATAAGTGGAAGTTGTATACATTAACAAATGATAACGGTATGACAGTAAGTTTTTTGAACTTCGGTGGTATCATCACTGACATAAGCGTTCCAAACAGGCATAATCAACTAGAAAATGTGGTCCTTGGCTATACAAATTATACCGATTATGAAGAAAACCCAAATTTTTTTGGTGCGATAATCGGCCGCGTTGCCGGAAGAATTCAAGATGCTTCATTTACTATCCAAGATCAATCATATTCATTGGCAGCAAATGAAGGTGGCCATCATTTACATGGAGCAGACGAAGGATTTCATCAAGTAATCTGGCAGTCTAGTCCCTTTCAGTCAGATGATACAGTTGGCGTGAAATTAAACCATAAAAGTTTAGATGGTGAAGGTGGATATCCTGGTACTATTGAAGTTGCTGTTACCTATACATTGACTAATAATAACGAGCTCATCCTTGATTATTCAGGAACATCCGATAAAACGACTGTGCTTACTATGACAAATCATTCCTATTTTAACTTAAGTGGAAATCTAGCCGCCACGATCCACAACCATCATGTTACAATGGAGAGTGATGACTTTGTTGAACTTGATACGGAACTAATTCCAACAGGTAAAAAAATCAATGTAGTGAATACGCCATTTGATTTCAGAACTGGAAGAAAACTTGTTGACGGCATTAACTCCATATCAACACAAAATAGGGTTGCTAATCATGGATATGATCATTACTTTATTCTCAATCAAACTCAACAACAAAACATCCGTGTAAAAGAAGAAACGAGTGGCCGCCTGATGACGATTAAGACCAACCAACCAGGCGTGGTTATGTACACATCGAATACTCTCGATGAAGGACTTAATCTAGCAGAAGGTAATTCAAAACCTTATTTAGGTGTCTGTTTTGAAACACAAGCCTCCCCTGCCTCATTGCATCACAAGGGCTTTCCTTCCGTTATCTTAGAGGCCCATGAATTATATGACAAACAAACAGTGTTTTCATTTGGCATTGAGGGCTAG
- a CDS encoding ROK family transcriptional regulator has product MRQGTFRWMKSVNKSIILNKIRTDAPISRAQIAKETKLTPPTVSSNVKELIDQGIVKESKLGESQGGRKPTMLLINNQGFYVVGVDAGPEMIECILTDLSGKVLKRTSSKLPLPLTNVQFLIILKDCIRDCITDISTTSKKIIGIGVAMHGVVDVETGTSLFAPILSLTNIPIKEELEKEFELEVKVENDARAMALGESWFGDHGELTSMLVMNIGRGVGAGLVIDGKLYHGAQDIAGEVGHMTIDLHGEICECGNRGCLQTFTTGPAIARRAMKGMSPDPITAENVYELAMSGNEDFVNILKETGRVIGIGLTNLIHIINPQKIVLGGGVTKAKELILPVILKTIEECALTPRAKQTEVTMTKLGDDATLIGAVSLLLVDVFDPN; this is encoded by the coding sequence ATGCGGCAGGGCACATTCCGGTGGATGAAATCAGTAAATAAATCAATTATATTAAATAAAATACGGACTGACGCACCCATCTCCAGGGCGCAAATTGCTAAAGAGACAAAATTAACGCCACCAACAGTTAGTAGTAATGTGAAAGAGTTGATTGATCAAGGGATTGTGAAAGAAAGCAAGCTTGGTGAATCTCAAGGCGGTCGAAAGCCAACGATGCTTTTAATCAATAATCAGGGATTCTATGTTGTTGGAGTTGACGCTGGACCGGAAATGATAGAGTGTATCCTAACTGATTTATCTGGAAAAGTTTTGAAGCGAACTTCAAGTAAGTTGCCTTTGCCGCTAACGAATGTCCAATTTCTCATTATATTAAAAGACTGTATTCGTGATTGTATAACAGACATTTCTACTACTAGTAAAAAAATTATTGGTATAGGTGTAGCGATGCATGGAGTTGTGGATGTAGAAACAGGAACATCTTTGTTTGCTCCTATATTAAGTCTGACAAATATTCCTATCAAAGAAGAGCTGGAAAAAGAATTTGAACTAGAAGTTAAAGTAGAAAATGATGCACGAGCTATGGCGTTGGGGGAATCCTGGTTTGGAGATCACGGAGAATTAACGAGTATGTTGGTTATGAATATTGGTCGTGGTGTTGGTGCTGGGCTTGTCATTGATGGAAAGCTATACCACGGTGCACAAGATATTGCTGGTGAAGTGGGACATATGACAATAGATTTACACGGAGAAATTTGTGAATGTGGTAATCGTGGATGTTTGCAAACTTTTACAACGGGTCCAGCGATTGCTAGACGAGCAATGAAGGGGATGTCGCCTGATCCAATCACTGCGGAGAATGTCTATGAATTAGCTATGAGTGGTAATGAAGATTTTGTAAACATACTTAAGGAAACTGGGAGAGTGATTGGGATAGGTTTAACAAATTTAATACATATTATTAATCCACAAAAAATTGTTCTTGGTGGTGGAGTAACAAAAGCCAAGGAGCTTATACTTCCAGTCATACTAAAAACGATTGAAGAATGTGCATTGACACCACGGGCAAAGCAGACTGAAGTAACCATGACTAAACTGGGGGATGATGCAACACTTATAGGTGCTGTATCTTTGCTTTTAGTTGATGTATTTGACCCAAATTGA
- the galE gene encoding UDP-glucose 4-epimerase GalE yields the protein MSVLVLGGAGYIGSHAVYQLIDQQTDVVVIDNLQTGHREAIHPDATFYEGDSRDIEFMRNVFTNEPIDAVVHFAANSLVGESMANPLEYYDNNVYGTQILLQVMTEFNVKKIVFSSTAATYGEPESVPITEEMPTNPTSTYGETKLTMEKMMKWCEQAYGIRYVALRYFNVAGARESGEIGEDHHPETHLVPIILQAALEQRSNITIFGEDYDTPDGTCIRDYVHVEDLIQAHLLALNYLKNDGESDIFNLGSNQGFSVKEMIDTARAVTGKEIPENSGKRRAGDPSILIASSHKAATLLGWQPTRTSIEKIIQDAWNWHVNNPNGYQKDVTAK from the coding sequence ATGAGTGTATTAGTTCTAGGTGGAGCTGGATATATCGGTTCACATGCGGTTTATCAGTTAATTGATCAACAGACGGACGTCGTAGTGATTGATAATCTACAAACTGGGCACAGAGAAGCTATCCATCCTGATGCGACATTTTACGAAGGTGATAGTCGAGACATCGAGTTTATGCGTAACGTATTTACTAATGAACCTATTGATGCAGTTGTCCATTTTGCTGCGAATTCCCTTGTCGGTGAATCCATGGCAAATCCATTGGAGTATTATGATAATAATGTCTATGGCACACAAATATTACTGCAAGTGATGACAGAGTTTAATGTCAAAAAAATTGTCTTTTCATCAACAGCAGCCACTTACGGGGAGCCAGAATCTGTCCCAATCACAGAAGAGATGCCAACCAATCCGACAAGTACTTATGGCGAAACAAAACTGACGATGGAAAAAATGATGAAATGGTGCGAACAAGCCTATGGCATTCGCTATGTTGCATTACGCTACTTCAATGTGGCAGGTGCACGGGAATCTGGAGAAATCGGCGAGGATCATCATCCTGAAACACATCTCGTACCAATCATTCTCCAAGCAGCACTCGAACAACGTTCAAATATCACTATTTTCGGAGAAGATTATGATACACCCGATGGCACATGTATCCGTGATTATGTCCACGTAGAAGACCTTATTCAAGCGCATCTTCTAGCACTTAATTATTTAAAAAATGATGGAGAAAGCGATATTTTCAATCTTGGCAGTAATCAAGGATTTTCAGTCAAAGAAATGATTGATACAGCACGAGCAGTTACAGGTAAAGAAATCCCTGAGAATTCAGGTAAACGTCGTGCGGGGGATCCTAGTATCCTAATCGCAAGCTCTCATAAAGCTGCCACTCTTTTAGGTTGGCAGCCAACGCGAACTTCAATTGAAAAAATCATTCAAGATGCTTGGAACTGGCATGTCAACAACCCAAATGGTTACCAGAAGGACGTGACAGCTAAATGA
- a CDS encoding galactokinase — MTNPDLPNKFRSIFDTPETPRTFFAPGRINLIGEHTDYNGGHVFPAAISFGTYALAEKRNDQKLRFYSLNFPSIGTIECDLADLDYNEAHDWANFPKGMIHYMKESGLQITTGMDILFYGDIPTGAGLSSSASIEMVIGVLLEGLFDLKIDRVKMIQLGQKVENDYIGVNSGIMDQFAIGKGKKGHAILLNCQTLAYNYAPIELADHVIIIINTNKKRTLAGSKYNERRVQCEQALTNLQTDLQIKGLGDLTKEQFEQHKHLITDETNQKRAKHAVYENLRTVEALQQLQQGNLGAFGQLMNESHKSLQLDYEVTGIELDTIIQAAWDQPGVVGARMTGAGFGGCAIAIVEIDKVDSFKNNVNKIYRGKIGYEASFYTAAIGDGARELTEGVY, encoded by the coding sequence TTGACTAACCCAGATCTGCCTAATAAATTCCGATCAATCTTCGACACTCCCGAAACACCACGCACGTTTTTTGCACCAGGACGAATTAATCTAATTGGTGAACATACGGATTATAATGGAGGCCATGTATTCCCCGCCGCAATTTCATTTGGAACGTACGCACTTGCTGAAAAACGCAATGATCAAAAGTTACGTTTTTACTCGTTGAACTTCCCCTCTATTGGGACCATTGAATGTGATCTTGCCGATTTAGACTATAATGAAGCACATGATTGGGCGAACTTCCCCAAAGGTATGATTCATTATATGAAGGAAAGCGGACTCCAAATAACGACTGGAATGGATATCTTATTTTATGGTGACATTCCTACCGGCGCCGGGCTCTCCTCTTCTGCTTCTATTGAAATGGTCATTGGTGTCCTTTTGGAAGGACTATTTGATTTAAAAATTGATCGTGTAAAGATGATTCAACTTGGGCAAAAAGTAGAAAATGATTATATCGGCGTCAACAGTGGAATTATGGATCAGTTTGCAATTGGTAAAGGTAAAAAAGGGCATGCCATCCTATTAAACTGCCAAACTTTAGCCTACAACTATGCCCCTATCGAGCTTGCTGACCATGTGATTATCATCATTAATACCAATAAAAAACGTACACTTGCTGGTTCAAAATATAATGAACGTCGCGTGCAATGTGAACAGGCTTTGACGAACTTGCAAACAGATCTTCAAATTAAGGGGCTTGGTGACTTGACGAAAGAACAATTTGAACAACACAAACACCTTATTACTGATGAAACAAACCAAAAACGTGCAAAACATGCTGTCTATGAAAATCTACGGACTGTTGAGGCTCTTCAGCAATTACAACAAGGCAATTTAGGGGCATTTGGGCAATTAATGAATGAGTCACATAAATCTCTTCAACTGGATTATGAAGTAACAGGCATCGAACTAGATACGATTATCCAAGCAGCATGGGATCAACCTGGCGTTGTGGGCGCCCGCATGACAGGCGCAGGTTTTGGTGGTTGTGCAATTGCAATTGTTGAAATAGACAAAGTTGATAGCTTCAAGAACAATGTAAATAAAATATATAGAGGAAAAATTGGTTATGAGGCATCATTTTACACCGCTGCAATTGGTGACGGAGCAAGAGAACTTACTGAGGGAGTGTACTAA
- a CDS encoding Gfo/Idh/MocA family protein — MLTSVGYHYRYSDSIAHLKSILNDQNIGIVLGQYMGNMPKVPWWRNQASSGGQFIEQTTHIVDLLRYICGEVEEVYAVFGSQILSTQDESVTVADVGTVIMKLRNGIVANISNTCILPESVGKSGITLFTNQGMVDWSPKRLEIKMKGSTADYIDTVNPYQTENEVFINAVRTADPSRILSDYGDAYKTHKVTTAALESAIKGSPVKLSNAF, encoded by the coding sequence TTGCTTACATCAGTAGGCTATCATTATCGCTATAGTGATTCGATTGCGCATTTAAAAAGTATACTAAATGACCAGAATATCGGTATTGTCCTTGGGCAGTATATGGGGAATATGCCAAAAGTGCCGTGGTGGCGAAATCAAGCTAGTTCCGGGGGACAATTTATCGAACAGACAACGCATATTGTCGATTTACTTCGCTATATTTGTGGGGAAGTCGAAGAAGTTTATGCGGTATTTGGTAGCCAGATTCTTTCTACGCAAGACGAATCTGTCACAGTTGCGGACGTAGGAACGGTAATCATGAAACTACGTAATGGGATTGTAGCTAATATATCGAATACTTGTATACTCCCAGAAAGCGTTGGGAAATCGGGAATCACCTTATTTACAAATCAAGGAATGGTAGATTGGTCACCCAAACGTTTAGAGATTAAGATGAAAGGGTCTACAGCAGACTATATCGACACGGTTAATCCTTATCAAACAGAAAATGAAGTATTTATCAATGCCGTACGCACAGCTGACCCATCTAGAATTTTGTCAGACTACGGAGATGCTTATAAGACGCATAAAGTAACCACGGCTGCGTTAGAATCGGCAATAAAAGGATCACCTGTGAAATTGAGCAATGCATTTTGA
- a CDS encoding Gfo/Idh/MocA family protein, whose amino-acid sequence MKFGIIGTNWITDRLLTAAKEHPEFSVGAVYSRTEETGRAFAEKHNIEHVYTDMIEMFQSGDIEAVYIASPNAFHAEQSILAMNNGLHVLCEKPAVTSLIEMDQVIKASNDHQTTYMEAMKSTVTPTFLNLKENLAKIGPLRRFVFHYNQYSSRYDKYKDGIIENAFKPELGNGAKTDLGVYCIAPIVHLVGEPKSVLKNTYLLSTGADGQGSMILNYDEFEAVIMYSKISDSHSPNEIQGENGVIEIDKISDPEKIIIKYKDGQTEDISIKHEFNTMYYEVEEFIKCVKNNQIESTINTHEISRSVTKVLTL is encoded by the coding sequence ATGAAGTTTGGAATTATCGGAACGAATTGGATTACAGATCGATTACTGACAGCAGCTAAAGAACATCCCGAATTTAGTGTCGGTGCAGTCTATTCAAGGACTGAGGAGACAGGGAGAGCATTTGCAGAGAAACATAATATCGAACATGTGTATACAGATATGATAGAAATGTTTCAAAGCGGTGATATTGAAGCCGTTTATATTGCATCACCCAATGCGTTTCATGCAGAACAAAGTATTTTAGCTATGAATAATGGCCTTCACGTTCTTTGCGAAAAACCCGCTGTCACTTCCTTAATTGAAATGGATCAAGTAATTAAAGCATCTAATGACCATCAAACAACCTATATGGAAGCAATGAAATCAACAGTTACACCTACATTTCTCAACTTAAAAGAGAACCTAGCTAAGATTGGTCCACTCCGACGATTCGTATTTCATTATAACCAGTATTCTTCGCGTTACGATAAATATAAGGATGGCATTATTGAAAATGCTTTTAAACCCGAACTGGGGAATGGCGCTAAAACAGACTTAGGGGTTTACTGTATCGCGCCTATTGTGCATCTAGTCGGCGAACCTAAATCTGTACTTAAAAATACTTATTTACTATCCACTGGTGCAGATGGTCAAGGAAGTATGATCTTAAATTACGATGAATTTGAAGCTGTTATTATGTACTCGAAAATTTCAGATTCCCATTCACCAAATGAAATACAGGGCGAGAATGGCGTCATCGAAATCGATAAAATCAGTGATCCGGAAAAAATTATTATTAAATACAAAGACGGTCAAACTGAGGATATTTCTATTAAACATGAATTTAATACTATGTACTATGAAGTTGAAGAGTTTATAAAATGCGTGAAAAATAATCAAATAGAATCTACAATTAATACGCATGAAATTTCTCGCAGTGTGACAAAAGTTCTTACTTTATAA
- the galT gene encoding UDP-glucose--hexose-1-phosphate uridylyltransferase, whose amino-acid sequence MIYSDIRGLLQKGIEVGLIDTADQNYVTNQVLALLHLESMPATTEGTTDDSIPNLLDKIIAYATENNVIDNVFDDKEILSATIMNCFVERPSVINAIFQKKYSNSPKNATDYFYELSKNSNYIQMNRIKKNIHFKATTIYGEMDITINMSKPEKDPEQIKRESELKHDVDYPKCLLCIENEGYAGRTGYPARANHRIIQVPLVNENWYLQYSPYVYYNEHSILLAEEHRDMKIGKDTFKRLLTFIEKFPHYFIGSNADLPIVGGSILNHDHYQAGSYDFPMTTATTALSFTLENFPNITASVLEWPLTTIRLQSDEIEPLIQAADHVLTTWKSYSDEEADIRAFSNETPHNTITPIARMRANKFELDLVLRNNRTTEEHPLGIFHPHADVHHIKKENIGLIEVMGLAVLPARLKDELAEIKKFLLDQTTSVAPYHQQWAEQMKANYGELSNLEQIESILEKELGIKFAKVLGDAGVFKVQSECERFIKTLNR is encoded by the coding sequence ATGATTTACTCAGATATTAGAGGACTCCTTCAAAAAGGTATCGAAGTGGGACTAATCGATACCGCTGATCAGAATTATGTGACGAATCAAGTACTTGCACTGCTCCATCTCGAATCTATGCCTGCAACAACTGAAGGCACAACAGATGATTCAATTCCAAATCTGCTCGACAAAATTATTGCCTATGCTACCGAAAATAATGTCATTGACAATGTTTTTGATGACAAAGAAATACTTTCAGCCACAATCATGAATTGCTTTGTGGAAAGGCCATCTGTTATCAATGCAATTTTCCAGAAAAAATATAGTAACTCCCCAAAAAACGCAACAGATTATTTTTATGAATTAAGTAAAAACAGCAATTATATTCAGATGAACCGCATTAAGAAAAACATCCATTTTAAAGCTACAACAATCTATGGTGAAATGGATATTACCATTAACATGTCAAAACCCGAGAAAGACCCTGAACAAATCAAGAGAGAAAGCGAATTGAAACATGATGTTGATTATCCAAAATGTCTGTTATGTATCGAAAACGAAGGATACGCTGGCCGGACAGGTTATCCAGCTAGGGCAAATCATCGTATCATTCAAGTACCACTTGTAAATGAAAATTGGTATCTGCAATATTCACCCTATGTTTATTATAATGAACATAGTATTTTACTTGCTGAAGAACATCGTGATATGAAAATTGGTAAGGATACTTTTAAACGGTTACTTACTTTTATAGAGAAATTCCCACATTATTTTATTGGCTCAAATGCCGATTTACCTATTGTCGGTGGCTCTATTTTGAATCATGATCATTATCAAGCAGGAAGTTATGATTTTCCAATGACAACTGCAACAACTGCACTTTCGTTTACGCTAGAAAACTTTCCAAACATAACTGCATCTGTCCTGGAATGGCCGTTAACAACCATTCGCTTGCAGAGCGATGAGATTGAGCCATTGATTCAAGCAGCTGACCATGTCCTTACCACATGGAAAAGTTATAGTGATGAGGAAGCGGATATCAGAGCCTTTAGTAATGAAACTCCACATAATACAATTACACCGATTGCCCGAATGCGTGCTAACAAGTTTGAACTCGATCTCGTCTTACGCAACAATCGAACAACTGAAGAACATCCACTAGGGATTTTCCATCCCCATGCAGATGTCCATCATATAAAAAAAGAAAATATTGGGCTTATTGAAGTAATGGGTCTGGCAGTTTTACCGGCTCGTCTTAAAGATGAATTAGCTGAAATCAAGAAGTTTTTACTCGATCAAACAACTTCTGTAGCCCCCTATCATCAACAATGGGCAGAGCAAATGAAAGCTAACTATGGAGAATTATCAAACCTAGAGCAAATTGAGTCCATTTTAGAAAAAGAACTTGGGATTAAATTCGCCAAAGTGCTTGGAGATGCAGGCGTTTTTAAAGTACAAAGTGAGTGTGAACGATTCATCAAAACATTAAATAGGTAG
- a CDS encoding Gfo/Idh/MocA family protein → MKSINIGMIGYKFMGKAHSNAYRALPMFFPKSIQPQMKVICGRNEEAVSKAAKQFGWEEYTTEWKDLLKRDDIDLIDINAPSNVHKEIAIEAAKAGKHLYCEKPLAFTLKDSREMLLAAEKAGVKHMVGFNYRFTPAVILAKKLIEEGRLGGIYHYRAWFLQDWITDPDFPLVWRLQKEIAGSGAHGDIGAHLIDMAHYLIGDISEVIGMNETFIKERPLPTEMDGLSATSGKGTDKGPVTVDDATLFLAKFANGALGSFEATRLATGHRSTNSFEINGSKGSVIFDFERMNELQVYFEDDAEGVQGFRRVLATDSAHAYSEAWWPAGHAIGYEHTFTHAFVELMDAFREDRQPVPNFEDGVKCQQVLEAVDLSIEQKQWINVSDL, encoded by the coding sequence ATGAAATCGATTAATATCGGGATGATAGGCTATAAATTTATGGGGAAAGCACACAGCAACGCTTACCGGGCATTGCCAATGTTTTTTCCGAAAAGCATTCAGCCTCAGATGAAAGTTATCTGTGGAAGAAATGAAGAGGCTGTCTCCAAGGCAGCTAAGCAATTCGGTTGGGAAGAATATACAACTGAGTGGAAAGACCTTTTGAAACGGGATGATATTGATTTAATCGACATAAATGCACCAAGTAATGTACATAAAGAAATTGCGATTGAAGCCGCCAAAGCAGGCAAACATCTTTATTGTGAAAAGCCATTAGCTTTTACATTAAAGGATTCTCGTGAAATGCTGCTGGCTGCTGAAAAAGCGGGTGTAAAGCATATGGTTGGCTTTAATTATCGTTTTACGCCGGCTGTCATACTTGCAAAAAAGTTAATTGAAGAAGGTCGTTTAGGGGGAATCTACCATTACCGGGCATGGTTTTTACAAGATTGGATTACAGATCCAGACTTCCCACTCGTATGGAGGCTTCAAAAAGAGATTGCTGGCTCGGGTGCCCACGGCGATATAGGCGCACATCTTATAGATATGGCCCACTATTTGATTGGTGACATATCAGAAGTAATTGGTATGAATGAGACATTTATTAAAGAAAGACCACTTCCTACAGAGATGGATGGGTTATCAGCAACAAGTGGAAAAGGCACTGATAAAGGGCCAGTTACGGTAGATGATGCAACATTATTTTTAGCGAAATTTGCAAACGGAGCACTTGGTAGCTTTGAAGCAACTCGTTTGGCAACAGGGCATCGTAGTACGAATTCATTTGAAATCAACGGTAGTAAAGGAAGTGTTATTTTTGATTTTGAACGAATGAATGAACTGCAAGTTTATTTTGAAGATGACGCAGAAGGTGTCCAAGGATTTCGACGAGTGCTAGCGACTGATTCTGCACATGCGTATTCGGAAGCTTGGTGGCCAGCTGGACATGCAATTGGCTATGAGCATACTTTTACCCATGCCTTTGTTGAATTAATGGATGCTTTTCGTGAAGATAGGCAACCTGTCCCTAACTTTGAGGATGGGGTGAAATGCCAACAAGTCCTTGAAGCAGTTGACCTGTCAATAGAACAGAAACAATGGATTAATGTATCTGACCTGTAA
- a CDS encoding Cof-type HAD-IIB family hydrolase: protein MIHLIAIDMDGTILSPDHSISTRNKQAILAAQSNGIEVVIATGRGFSEAYGPVRDSGLNLSYICLNGAEIRDAFGELISATHIVENDITKITSILDTHTIDYQLYIDMLIYINSIEDQIDTFIQLAEAANQIPVVDKIRQEVMDRVEQGYIRQVDSYKELINQRGSEIYKVFGTSFNRLNLDKAREALQLLPGLAISSSGAGNLEITNINAQKGIAVETYAKSKGISMENVMVIGDSYNDLSMMVRAGRAVAMGNAPAAIKAACTEITTTNEHDGVGLAIEAILQRQL, encoded by the coding sequence ATGATACACCTAATTGCAATTGATATGGATGGAACAATATTAAGCCCTGACCACAGCATCAGTACTAGAAACAAACAAGCAATTTTAGCTGCGCAGTCAAATGGAATTGAGGTTGTAATCGCTACTGGAAGAGGTTTCTCAGAAGCCTATGGTCCTGTTAGGGATAGCGGATTGAATCTTTCATACATTTGTCTTAATGGCGCAGAAATTAGAGATGCGTTTGGGGAATTGATTTCCGCAACCCATATAGTCGAAAATGACATCACAAAAATCACATCTATTTTGGATACTCACACAATCGATTATCAATTATATATTGATATGCTCATTTATATTAATAGTATTGAAGATCAAATCGATACTTTCATTCAACTTGCTGAGGCAGCTAACCAGATCCCCGTCGTAGATAAAATTCGACAAGAAGTAATGGATAGAGTAGAACAAGGTTATATCCGCCAAGTTGATTCTTACAAAGAGCTGATAAACCAACGTGGAAGTGAAATTTATAAAGTATTTGGAACGTCCTTTAATAGACTGAATTTGGATAAAGCTAGAGAAGCTCTTCAGTTATTGCCTGGACTTGCTATCAGTTCATCTGGAGCGGGAAATCTCGAGATTACAAATATCAATGCGCAAAAAGGAATAGCAGTTGAAACATACGCCAAGAGTAAAGGGATTTCAATGGAAAATGTTATGGTAATTGGTGATAGCTATAATGATTTATCAATGATGGTACGTGCAGGACGCGCTGTAGCTATGGGTAATGCTCCAGCGGCAATTAAAGCTGCTTGCACTGAAATCACAACAACAAATGAACATGATGGTGTTGGATTAGCAATTGAAGCTATTCTGCAACGTCAACTTTAA